Part of the Vigna unguiculata cultivar IT97K-499-35 chromosome 3, ASM411807v1, whole genome shotgun sequence genome, TTGTTCCACACGAAATCACCTTGACCTAAATAACCATGGCCATATTAAACGGATCTTGGGTCCACCTTGTTAATCAGGAGTCAAATTGGTATCCCATTAGGATGCAACAAGAGACATGTAACAGCACAGCATAATCACAATCAAACTCAACCTGCAAGAACAAAAAACCCTGAGATGTGATCATGGTGATTGAGGAAAAGTTAACAGTAATTAAGAAGAATCAAATGGCCTTTTGTAATATCTTGTCCTGTCCAATATATAGCTCAACTCAAGCATTGAAAATACagttaaaataaaaggaacTCTTAGAACTGGAGTAACAAAGACAGAAGCAGCTAATAATTAACAGTATTTAAATTTTCCTAACAATCTTCAAAACTGAAGTATAAAACGTTCAAATGGAAGAGGGTCCAGCTTATTGAGCACATAGGTCTGGGTTCAGTCCAAAAAGAGTCACTACTAAGATATATCATCATTCATCGTGACCTTTAGATTTGAACATGTTCTAAACATGTGGGTAACGTCTAAGTCCTAACCACTGGCTGGCAAGATTCAACTTCTACCGTCGGTGCATGCTTATACTTGTAAACCCATCAAAGGGACCGATGATTGAGAATGAccttagttttatttatttatttatttgtttaatgcACAATGAAACTGAAGCACCAATAAGTTTAGTCAATTAGAACAGGCGCCAAAGGGCCCTCATTCATGTGGTTTTAGCCAAGACCTTCTGTGGAAAACAGTTGCTACACTCATAAGCATTAACTTATGACACAACCCATTTATCTCTTACACTGACACGAAGGTAGCCAACTTCACAAGTAATGGGGCTCGAAAGCATACCTACTAAATATAACAGATGAGGATAAAAAGATTGAGACAAGGAATTCAACTATCCGTTCTCTTCTGATTTCTTATCAGGGACCCCATTCTTCAACAGTTCGCTCATCATAATTGAGACCACGAAATGACTTGGAAGGGCAAGAGCAACCAGACAGCTGCTTTTGCATCAGTACCATGATTTTGGTATTGACTGAATGAGGTAACTGAGAAAACGAATCGAAGGGTCacgaattaaaaaatagataaatatcgCATCAGATTACCAATAAGACTAGATTAGTGGCCAGGGCAGACGAGGAAAGACAAAATTTAAATCGGAAAATAGGCACCAACACTACTTGTCATTCTGATCCAAGGACAGGGTGTATATGAAAGCATGCACAAGTCTTCTCAATTATTATCACACGATTAAATTATCAAAACTCTAAATGAGAGGCATAATACACCCAATTGATAGAAAAGTCAACGGTCTCATCCTTTTTCTAAGTAGTATTTTTATTTGGCACTCCACCAGAGTAAAAGGACCAAAGAGGACTCCTGCTTTCttgaacaataatttaaaagcGCAGCTTTTATTCATCATGAGTTCAAGTTTAATGCAGTAGTATCTAATTATATCCTCTCGGCTACTCTCAAAGTTATTTGAATCATCAGAGGGAAATCCCAACAAACAGACCTGAATCAAAATAAGTGAACACCAGCAACTGTGCCTAAACAAGCACAACTACTAAATCCTCATCCAGACAATGGTCGACAGCAAATCCTTTTATGATCAGTGGGCAGTTTGGCCATTTCACtgatattaatttagttttggcTCTATCTTCTCTAATTCTTCCCTGACCTCGTATAAAGGGACAACAAACTGTCCCGCATAAGGGAATAAACTAAATTCAGCCTTTCTCTTTATTACTGTGGTAGTTGGTATTTTTAAGTTTCTCACAACTCACAAGGCTGCAGTGATGGCAGTTCAATATTCAAGGCTCTCACTTCTGATCTTAATGACTATACTGATGCTTAGCCAGCTCTCAAGTTGCTGCAAGGCCGGTAGATGGATGAGTAAGGAAataaagcaaaaagaaaaaagcacCTCTTCTCAACGGCTCTCAATCTCATGGCTTTTCTATAGAAAGACACAACAGGGACCTAGCACAGAAAAGGTCCACCCAATTTATGGAGTTTCTCTACGAGATGTTCCAGGGGGTCCAAACCCCCTTCATAACTGATCAACTATCTATCAGTCTGCTGCTTGTCAAGTTATACAAGTTTTTGCAGGCTTctggtgtaaaatattttagtttccCATTAAAGATGTAGGATGAATAGTTCGTCAGGATCATCGTCCATGTCTTCTAAAGACAGAAATTGTACTTTGATTCAatggaaaaataatgaaatatgcAGACATTTACCCAATGAACAAAGTTTATTCTTGAAAATTTGCaaacaaaaattgtttaaaatctTTATGACCTGTGTAATTCTCGGGTTGGGTATCTGAATAATTTACACTAGAAGGTATGCTAAAAAGGATCTTCTGACTAAAATGTGaacaatgaaagaaagaaaaatagtaagGTGACAGTAAAAGGGGTGATGACTAgatctcatttttctttcatgcttgatattttataaaaacttagaTTTTAGTAATTTCCCTCAATTTCTTTCACTCACATGcttgtaaataatattaaaagaagtcTCCGTAATAAGATTGTAGGACTTTGACAATAAAGGTTTAACATACACTGTCCATATGTAACAGAAgactattatatttaattatttagtcaACAGATAAAAGATCGTTGctgtaaaagtaataaaatccCCCAAACAAGTCAAATTCAAGTATGTCTACACATTACTTACCAAGTAGGCTTAATTATACCATTAGTGACAGGAATAATGGTGTAGAAGTGAtccttttattaaatttaggTAAAGTTTGTTTGTGGTTTTAAACAGCTACAAGATAGAAGATACTCTGATGTGGGAAATGTGATAAATGCATGTTATACCTACATATTATagaatttatcttaaattttgttttaataaaatattaaggtAATCTAAATATTAATTAGCAGTAGATGTTTTAACTTCTTAAGCATATTTCTAAATATTGATGTtctttttgtagaaaaaaaggaagaattcaaaaaaaattacaagtaaaGCTTCTCAAAGATAAAGTCAAACTCACAGAGGAAACAAATTAAGTTTTCAAAGTCATCCTTAAGAGTTAGTTGCAAAGCTCAATCTGGACAACTCTGGCGCTGAGAGCAAGCGAGCCTGAGCTTGAGATTTCCTGAGGTTGAGTGTAGAAGTCCAGATTACAACCCAAATTCTCATTCCTTTTAAGCTCAACATGGAGAAATGCAAGAGTACGGTGTTCAGAGAAATCCAACCCAACATTTCCATATTTTTTGCAGGAGCCTCGCTAATACTtgtctttattaattttagcTTAGTGACTCATGAAAAGCcattaatctcttttataacAATCTTTCATAAATGAACTAGTCTAGGTAGTAAGAAATTGTAAATTTTGCTAATTATTGTGTAAGTCTCCTAACAAAAGGATACTACAACTTTTCATTTTAGTGCGTATTAGATTCGATGTGATTGCCAAGGATGTAAAAAAATGATAAGTGCTAGTAGCGAAGGTAACAGTATGTAGACATACATGAATACTGGCTCAATCTTTGTCAACAACTAATCTCGCTAGATGAAATTGACTACACGGATTACACAATATAACAGCTCGGTTGAAAACCAAACTTTGTCAACAACAacgaaaaaaattgaaatcgaGAAGTTAATGCCATATTGTTATAAATTGGTAAAAAGGAAATCTTTTAGTGCGGTTGCAGGGGAAAAATAAAGCATCTCCTGAATAGACTCTTATCTCAAGATCACCCATCCAAGTCCTCCCCTCACAGGAAGGTTCATTACTATTGTCGTTGACCGTAGTGGTTGAACTGATAGATAGCTATTAGTTTAGCATATGTCCATAAATCAGTATTGAAAAATTATGCAACATTTTTTAccggagaaaaaaaaaagtactatGTAGGAAAAATGTACAATATAAAGATGGAAGGTCCAGGAAAAATGTACAATTTTACATgcaaatgaataaataaacaaaaaacttAGGCAATTATGTTTCAGAATGTCACAACTCACAAAAACAAGTGGACACTTATACTATTGTACTCAATtcatggcaaaaaaaaaaacaaagggaaaataaaaagcAGGAAATAACCTTCTTCCTTGTTTCTAAAAAGAGGAAACCAAGCCGCATCTCTTGTTGACAACCTGCAAACATTTGGCATAAAATATGTGAAATGTGTATCTCCCTTCCACATAAGCTAAGTGAGTGAATTGTAAGAACTTACCATAAAAATCCTCACTACATAATTTCTGTTCCCACAGGATCAACAGAAAAATGAAGAGACAAAGATTTGTAAGCAATAGGCTGGAACTTAGAATGCCATACCTGTTTTGCAATTCAAAGATAACTTAGAACCTTGCTATGCATGTTCCGAAGATATGGTTACAGTGGTAATAGTTTAGTTTTGTAAAGATACTTATATCATGaagttatattaaaattttctcactAGAAGTTCATCTTAATAAGTGGATatgataaaaatggaaaaactcAGGGCATATTTAGCATGGGGTTTTGGAAGAATAAGGAGGAGCAggaaatttttcatttttaaattaagagaaATACATAATGTCTACTAAAATAAGcgaaggataaaagaaaaattatagtaaTCTATCATATTATGTCTTTTACCTTAAAAAGAGTATtaaattagaaatgaaaaatttaaccTCTTCCTTTTCCCCCAAAAAACCCATGCTAAGAAACCTAAAAATGACCGCCACCCAACAAATTAGAATTATCATTTACCCAGAGAAAACGACAACACAAACCCaaacaaaatttagaattatattGTTTACAGAAAAAGGACACATTCAGAAACGTTTTCCATTAAAAATGTGGCAAATTATAATCgtcaataaaatacaatacacaCTACTTTAGACCAAAATctgtaagaaaaataatagcCAAAATTCAATTCTGCAAGAAACAATAAAATGTTCCTTACATTTTTGTACTCTTTGCTGTTCATAAATATCTCAAATGCCTCAACTGCAGAAGAAATACCATCATCAACCAGTACCAGCGCTACAGTGAAAGGAAATCAGATGCTAAAGATAACGAGACTTAGATTACCTGATCGAAATCGTATCACAATTCCATGAGTATACTCCTTAGAGCTTGGACTGAAATTCAAACCTGGCAATATAGTAATAACCCAGTTAGGcagttacaaaataaaaattcaatgaaaAGGATATTCTTCATACTATTTTACGAAGTGCAACCTACTGCACTCCCACCAAGTGAGGTCAAGCATACAGGTTGTTTTCAATATTTGAACCCGTGATCTCCTAGTTACTAGGCAGCAACCTTTCCATTGTGCCAAAGCTCACCCTAACTTTCATACAATGATGGTGGAACTGGAAGCATACCATGAGTAAATTGGACTATCAAGGAAGGAGATTCCGACATAATCGATGCCAGAGAGGCCAATGCATCCTCTGCCTGGTTACTCACTGCAGTCTCATTAAATGATATCAGAAGCAGAAACTCCACTCCATGGTTGAACTCCTATTATATACATTGCAATAATCAGAAACGGGGCGTGACATACGTAATGAGATATGAAGAAAAAAGTGAGATCTAAATCTAAAATGTACAAGAACAAATATTCAGAACATTGATGCATTTATGCCCGTTTTCTTTCAATGTTTCTAATGTGAATAGAATTGTGGCCCTGGATTATGGTCAAATGAACATTTAATGAGCAAGCCTTCAATGTATAGTCCAACCTCTCCTTTGCGAAATATAGAAAGCATCTCATCATCCACTTCCGATTCAAAATCCACATTGACTAATCCCTGAAACACAAATCAAACGAAGACCAAGTTAAACTGCTCACACGCAGAGGTTCACGCAGCAACAGCCGAAGAATAAAGAAACAGAGAATCGGTGTTTACATGTTGGTGCATACATGGCAGTAAGTCAGTACATGATCCTTGAGAACCTTCAAGTAAAAGGGATTCTCATAAAACTTTTCAAGATCTTGCTTCTTCTGAAAGCGCATAAACAGCGCATGCGTGTAACGCTCTGGATTTGGAGCAGAAACGCGCCCTAAAGAATCAACAAGGTCAATGGAAACAAAAGGAAATAACACTAAATTACATGTAGGGGAAAAAATCTAAAGCAACGGTAGATAAAGGTACGTAATTAGGGAATGCATATGATGTACGCCGCTCCACCTAATGAAATTGCAACAACACCACCCATTTGGTACTGCGTAGTGTACAAGTAATCCAGCATGTCGTTCTCTTCCTCTTCTGATAATTCCTGCTTTGCTTTGAGCAGACAAACATGTTCCACGATTTTTCTACAAGAAATTGAAACAGTTATATTCATATTAAGAGGAGAAACCCCGGGAGATGAAAATTGGAAGTGCAACAATGAATAAAACAGAGACCTTTTCCTCTCAGAACCTAGGTTGGAGCTTCGCTGGTCCGACCCACAAAGAACCGTTATCCTCTGATTCTTTCGCGCAGTCTGGAATTGGTTCCAGTGGTAAGCTGGAAAGGAAATTCGAATTCAtgagataattaaaaaaaaatgtagatgaATGAATTTGGATAAGGAGTTGAGAGTTGAAGGAGCAAACTCACAGACCGTGAAAAGATAGAGGGGTTTGTGGAAACCGATGAGGGACAGAAATAGAAATACAAGAGCCATAGCTTGAGCATTGCATCGCGAAACCCATCTTCTGCAACTTTGCGCTTCTCTTCTCCGATGAAAGCGAGAGTGggttttattttatcacaaaaaaagCAACAAATTGGGTGGAAAAGGAAAATGGGTGGACTGGGAAAAACCAACGCCTTTCATTTAAATACCACGCAAAATTGGCGCCTTACATTTTAAGTGAACTACACTTACAGTTGTTCACTCCACGCCTTCTTTACCTCTCACTTTTATTCATTTACAACCTCTGAAgaattattattcattactacatatttaagatattttaaaattacttttgatccaaaattttaaaaattggtttacgaatttctttaaatatttttttatctcacttGACTTTATTCAAAGTAAGATTCTTGACTAGACTCTATTCAAATATTTCGCAAACACAAGCCTTCTACATATATATAACACACTTTACAGACATCATCATTGTACATAAAACCTTTCAAGATcaataaaaacattttcttttaatttcattcttgtattttcttgcattttttttttaattttatcgtTATACTTTCTTGCATTGTTATTGTTCATAATCACACAATTACAACTCACTTCTTCTTTCAATTACGTTGAGATCGGggtgttttaataaaaaagaaaagtaacaCTTTTGAAACATTGGCTAGGTTACTGTGTCAAGTTGATCAAAGAGATGCTTTATTTCACTTGTTGAGTTGAATAAAGGAATTGAACTTTAGATCTACTAATTAATGTATAGAGTTACAAGACTAGGTAAATAAATACAACACAGTTTTAATATACAAAGATTCACAAATTATTACAAGTTGATACACAACAGTCCATTAGCTGCAGCcttgatgtataaaataaaaaataaaaattgtaaacaaaTAAGAGTAGGACGGAGCAGCAAGAACCTCCTGACTATTTCAGTCTGCTAATCTAGTTTAGTCTGTCTGATACATTATCTATTTTTGAACTAATCCAACACTAGTCGAGAGCTAATCAGGAATTGTTCAAGTTTTGAAAAAGCTCTGGAAGATGAGCATTGGTCAGCTTCGTTCTTTTGTTGATTtcactcttcttcttctttggctTGGGCTTGGAAGAAATGCCTTGAATTTGTGCTGCACTCCTCCTTTTTGCAGTGTTGGTGGCGGGCTTCATTCCATTCTTCTGAAGATCCTTCTCTATATCAATCATATCACGAGGCAATTCAATACTCCGGAAAAGCTGTTTTAGATCATCATCCACCTTAATGTGCAATTTGGGGTCGTTAGGGTAGGCAATGTCTTCCTGTGAATCAAAGTTGGACAGCAGCCAAATCTGCCCCGCACCTTTCAAAGCCTAGAAACCAAAAATTTTGTAAGGTCCTATCCTATTCCAtgagaaaaacatttatttgcAATATTTTGACTCTGCAATTTGTGCAAAAACATTAACTAGCACTACAACTTATCTAACCGAAGTCATTTCAATTCAACTTCATCAAATGGGTGTATTCTTGTTTACATATTTCAGCATCATTTAAACCTCAATAAGAATATAAGCAAGGTGGGTCTTGAAAGGAGGAAAGACCAAACAGATGCAGTTAAGTGAAAGGAGGAAACTTTCAATGGACTTTCTGCTACTACTAGGCAGGATGCCCTTCAAATTGAACTCATGCAGTAAGAAAACTTGAAATTCTGCCCGTTAATACAGCTCCATAATCCAACTCCAGTATGTGTATCAGGAAAGGCTGAACTCACTCAAGCTAGAAGCACCTTAACAGCAAGATTTTCTAATGACTGATTAATAAAGTGTTTTGATTTCTTCTGCACTAACCTAAATGCTATAGTGTAAATGTTAGGAGAAAGTggcaaaaaatattttcaaaacagaCCAATGTGCATGTTTCTCCAAAAAAACATTATGTAGACATGATGAGTACAATGTAGAAGAGATTATTACATATATCTAATCTAGGAACAAAACAACCAATGTCCCGGAAAATCAATGCCAAGAAATGCTCAATGTTGGGGGGGCCTAATAAAAGTAACCTTACCTGCAAGTCTTCCATCACAGTGGGGTAAGCATCCTTTAAGTCAATAACAGCAAGGCCCTCGGGATACTTACGTATCAGTTGAAGAAGTTCTGTTTTGTCCTTAAGACCGTACTTTGACTATAGACCAAAAGCAAACAAAAAAAGTAGAACGCGTTATTTTCTAAAGGACCATCCGCATAAATGAATGTTACAGATATATCATGTCGGTATGAATAAGAGTAACCTTGTAAGAGAATCGTTGGCCATCATAATTTACTTTCGGGTTTTTCCTAAGATTCTCAAAGACATCTTTGTTAGCCTTTATGTCAACGTAGCATGCCTGGTTGATCTGCTCCGGTGTTAAAGCTTGTCTTGTCTGTCGGCAAACACATGAAGATAAGAGTATGATAAAACAAATCGATCAACCTTACACTGTACCAATCACCATTTCAGATTCATTAGCCACAAATTAACTTCAAGAAGGCTGAAACAAAAGCATGGTTATACATGTCACGTGGATGTTAAGTTATATTGTACACATCCCGTATACTATtacggtaaaaaaaaaaaattatatctccCTCCCCTCGGTGATTTAGTAACACAGTTTTGATATTTAGAACTGAAACTTTATTTGGATAAATTTCTTAATGAACACTAGtagaaaattataagaaaaagataaaaatgaccAATAAGTTAAAATCAACTCGTAGGTTTCAACTTTTATAGAAATTCTCTCATTTAACTTCTCCAAAAGTTTATTTTACCTTTATGCATAAGATAATTTTTACTTAATGactagttaattttaaatttatccaaGCAAGACCTAAGTGTTAGTGTTTCTTGAGAAGCTTAATTGAACATGCCCTGGTGTTTTTTTGAGAGGTTTTATCCCAACAATGCCAAGTGTCGTTGAAATGTTTATCCAAACAGGACTTAAGATGCTGACAATCCAAAGCATGCAAGTGCCAAGCAAAACTCCATTTTTAATTCTTCTACCATGCGGGCGACTATCTATCACTAGTaccataaaaaaatgataataaaattcaaacccGATGAAACAAAGACCCAATATAGTTGGAGGCAAGTTGGATAGGTACCTCTAGAAGGAGATCAATAACACGTTTCATCTGAGCACCCACCGGGGCTTTACGTATGCTGTTAATATGCTGAAGCCTCTCGGTGTCGTTCGAAAACTTAACTGGATGGGGCGCGTTTTTTCCATTGGCCGAGCCATGTGAGGCAGATTTTTGGCTTGCTGCGGCCTTGCTTGCTGCAATGCTTGACAGTGTCGTCTGGCACTTCTCTTGCTGCTTCTTGAACTTGTCTAACTTCTCCTGCAACGCCATCTGAAAAGCGAACACACGAACAATGATTAAGTTACTCCCTTTGAAAATTGCAGTACTGAGAGTGTAAAACTCTGAGTTGAGTGTGCAAATTGAGGACAGAGAGGGGGAAATTTGGGATTTCCGAAGAAAAAACAAACCCTAATAACGAGAAAGTAATAGCTTCCACTGAGGAAAGTGGGAAAGAACCCAGAGATTTTGGAGGATTAGTGAGTATTGAGTTTTGAATGCCCTAATCTTGCAGGGAAAGTAGAGAattgagagagagagggagagagaagaTAACCGTGAATGGAAGCAAAGACTTTTGTTGCCGTTATTGACTGAACTTCTTTGGTTGGATTGGATTAGAGTCTGCAGTGTCTAGAACTACAACATATACATGTCGTGAATATGTTAAGAATagcaatttttaaaaaatttcggaagataatttagtttttttttttgttgtataaaAACTAATGGGAAGCAAATGCAGTTATGTGTCCGAATTACTTAAGTATTGTTTCTATGttaggttaaattatgttttgctcttatctctcttttatttgttttaattcaatttttattttgagaatttgtcttaatttttctttttttaaatccGATGTCATCAAATCatttatattagtaatattacGTGTCTTAATATTACGTGTCGgtttgtattttttcttttttaaatttagaaagttAAAAATTCCATTATTCTACAAGTGTGACATAGTATTATACAGGTGTTAGTGTCTCAATctcaattattttgattttttttggaaTTGTAGATTTATACGAATTTAtctatcttaataaaaaaacatttattgaatgatcatgtattaaaaaataaattggttaATGAATAATGGATCATAAGTATAATGGATAACCTGCATGATTCAGAAGTGTTTTATAAGTTTTTCtagtaataattttaagtattattGGCCGTAATGTAGGTttagtgataataaaatcattcatGATTAAAAACTCAAGGATCCTTTTGcaattcttttgaaaaaagtaatatttgaaTGGTATTTTTTCCTATTTCAAATACTTCATCCGGTGTCCAATAAATTATTGTGTGTTTTTTCAAttgtctctttatttttattttgtttccctttagttttaattctttttaaaaattaaacaacttcGTTCATCAtcttcaaattaaaatcaaaatttattttttatataagtagtatacaaaatatttatattaaaattgatatttttataaaatacttttaacaaaatttattttattaaaatttatattttataataaactttatttaacaTAATGTTAAAGTTGGAAATATAAtgtaatgttaatagaaaaaaattcaaaattaattcaacaaacaaataggttaaagttattaatcaattgtatttcataatataaaataaatttatcaaattttgtaactcttttaaaatttatattttacatcgaactatatttgtattaatattttgttataacatactttaatattgtttttaaatttgaatttgtattttaaataattgtatttttaaaaatgtataaaattcaataatttgtaTACAAGTGGTTgatttggtttaaaaataaaaattatataaaatcaaatgtaaaattttaaaataattttaaacatttttataacaaattaatataaaattttaaaatacatttatataaagttgaatgtgaaatataaatctaaacaaacttaattttgttcaaaatataatataattatcaaatttaatacaaaaattgtataacatatatataaaaattaaattttattttatgttggataggaataaaaatgttcaatataaaaaaatagaactaaattaagacaaattcaaaatataggACCAAAATGAGACAAAAACAATAACACATAACGTTACAGTGACATGTGACAATGTTACTGACATAACATCAGTTTgatatgtaataaattttttattttataaaaaaattcataaactaaCATGTGATATCAATTTAAACTTGTTAgtaatatctaaaatattttaattatattgaatttcttaaaatagaaacaaagttgatacaaataaaaaacaaattattatttttcaacaaaaacagaaaacaaacacataatttaaCCTACATATCAATGAGTGAAGATTTAAATTCCATACACTATCTATATTATCTATATTAATAGTATACTTAGtataataactatttatattaatattaatagtatcAATAGTATAATACTATTTATACTTctgtattattatataaatttatataaaaaaatattttggtatacacattatattttcaattttgtccttaaatATTCATACtaagtcattttttaaattatttaacatttttttatttaactaatttaacGAGATTAGGTGTTCAGTGatttctaatttaatatttttctaaaaattatactttatataataatttataattagacgtatttttatactttatatactatgtttaaattaattaattttaaaaatatatcagaTA contains:
- the LOC114177585 gene encoding uncharacterized protein LOC114177585, yielding MGFAMQCSSYGSCISISVPHRFPQTPLSFHAYHWNQFQTARKNQRITVLCGSDQRSSNLGSERKRKIVEHVCLLKAKQELSEEEENDMLDYLYTTQYQMGGVVAISLGRVSAPNPERYTHALFMRFQKKQDLEKFYENPFYLKVLKDHVLTYCHGLVNVDFESEVDDEMLSIFRKGEEFNHGVEFLLLISFNETAVSNQAEDALASLASIMSESPSLIVQFTHGLNFSPSSKEYTHGIVIRFRSVEAFEIFMNSKEYKNVWHSKFQPIAYKSLSLHFSVDPVGTEIM
- the LOC114175355 gene encoding general transcription factor IIE subunit 2-like — translated: MALQEKLDKFKKQQEKCQTTLSSIAASKAAASQKSASHGSANGKNAPHPVKFSNDTERLQHINSIRKAPVGAQMKRVIDLLLETRQALTPEQINQACYVDIKANKDVFENLRKNPKVNYDGQRFSYKSKYGLKDKTELLQLIRKYPEGLAVIDLKDAYPTVMEDLQALKGAGQIWLLSNFDSQEDIAYPNDPKLHIKVDDDLKQLFRSIELPRDMIDIEKDLQKNGMKPATNTAKRRSAAQIQGISSKPKPKKKKSEINKRTKLTNAHLPELFQNLNNS